Proteins from one Thermobifida alba genomic window:
- a CDS encoding glycosyl hydrolase family 95 catalytic domain-containing protein: MTRPAPHGVTTRLPAADWEEGLVTGNGRQGVLAHSVQTQVRLTLSHERLFWPLEEPLPAPHTAPALAQLRALLRSGAPQAAAERVVELARAQHPGYARTRWIDPLTGAGTLTFTPAAPAWGSLVRHCDHGSAVVREELPCGLRSEVFVSRADDVVVLRLSAADGVDGTLGLGPIPGTPPTPADTVLTADGDTLALRTAFPRPWPTTPSGYTLTCRITAPGARVEQRGPGRLRISGAEHVLVLARTTPAPSRGPDGFGAALDALDPDFAALLDRHTPRHADLVGRARIRLTPAGQAARPPATGEELLAAGPSPHLTERLVQAGHYAVVCATGERPPTLQGVWSGTHSPPWSSGYTLDGNLASAVAALHPLGAPELMLPVFDLVESLVDDFTDNARRLYGCRGVLVPAHVSTHGRHNHFGPTWCLTLWTAGAAWLARLYWDHYSHTRDTGFLRERALPFLRAAAEFYEDFLTDDGFVPSYSPENTPADSDSQACANATMDVAAVRDLVRNLLRAHRVLGLPGARRWAALGARLPGYRVSPAGELAEWASGAGGLAQTDRHAHRHASHLFPFWYEGDPAFADPRLRAAAVRAVRARLAWWRSAESDEMAFGLVQLGLAAAHLGLAGEAHETLELMATRYWRPTLVSTHNRGALFNTDLCGGFPAVVAAMLLRSREGGVDLLPALPAAWPEGEAHGLCGRGGVVVEHLEWADGRMRARLSAREPVRVRVGLPDGTARAVGLAPGRTGEVAAPLTPRP, from the coding sequence ATGACCCGACCCGCCCCCCACGGGGTCACCACCCGCCTGCCCGCCGCCGACTGGGAGGAGGGCCTCGTCACCGGCAACGGCCGCCAGGGCGTCCTGGCGCACTCCGTGCAGACCCAGGTGCGCCTCACCCTCAGCCACGAACGGCTGTTCTGGCCGCTGGAGGAGCCGCTGCCCGCCCCGCACACCGCCCCCGCCCTGGCACAGCTGCGCGCCCTGCTGCGCTCGGGCGCCCCGCAGGCCGCCGCCGAACGCGTCGTGGAACTGGCCCGCGCCCAGCACCCCGGATACGCCCGCACCCGCTGGATCGACCCGCTCACCGGCGCGGGCACCCTCACCTTCACCCCCGCCGCCCCCGCCTGGGGCTCCCTGGTCCGCCACTGCGACCACGGCAGCGCCGTGGTGCGCGAGGAACTGCCCTGCGGGCTGCGCAGCGAGGTCTTCGTCTCCCGCGCCGACGACGTCGTGGTACTGCGCCTCAGCGCCGCCGACGGCGTTGACGGCACCCTCGGACTCGGACCGATCCCCGGCACCCCGCCCACCCCCGCCGACACCGTCCTGACCGCCGACGGCGACACGCTGGCCCTGCGCACCGCCTTCCCGCGCCCCTGGCCCACCACCCCCAGCGGCTACACGCTGACCTGCCGGATCACCGCCCCCGGCGCACGGGTGGAGCAGCGGGGCCCAGGACGGCTGCGCATCAGCGGCGCGGAACACGTGCTGGTCCTGGCCCGCACCACCCCCGCCCCGAGCCGCGGCCCGGACGGATTCGGGGCCGCCCTGGACGCGCTGGACCCCGACTTCGCCGCGCTACTGGACCGCCACACCCCCCGCCACGCCGACCTGGTGGGACGCGCCCGCATCCGCCTGACCCCCGCCGGGCAGGCCGCCCGGCCCCCCGCCACAGGAGAGGAACTGCTCGCCGCGGGCCCGAGCCCGCACCTCACCGAACGCCTCGTGCAGGCCGGCCACTACGCCGTCGTGTGCGCCACCGGGGAACGGCCGCCCACCCTGCAGGGCGTGTGGAGCGGCACCCACTCGCCGCCGTGGAGCTCCGGCTACACCCTCGACGGCAACCTCGCCTCCGCGGTGGCCGCCCTGCACCCGCTGGGCGCGCCGGAGCTGATGCTGCCGGTGTTCGACCTGGTGGAGTCCCTCGTCGACGACTTCACCGACAACGCCCGCCGCCTCTACGGCTGCCGCGGCGTGCTGGTGCCCGCGCACGTGTCCACCCACGGCCGCCACAACCACTTCGGCCCCACCTGGTGCCTGACCCTGTGGACCGCGGGCGCGGCCTGGCTGGCCCGCCTGTACTGGGACCACTACAGCCACACCCGCGACACCGGTTTCCTGCGGGAGCGGGCGCTGCCGTTCCTGCGCGCCGCCGCGGAGTTCTACGAGGACTTCCTCACCGACGACGGCTTCGTCCCCTCCTACTCGCCGGAGAACACCCCCGCCGACTCCGACTCCCAGGCCTGCGCCAACGCCACCATGGACGTCGCCGCCGTCCGCGACCTGGTCCGCAACCTGCTGCGCGCCCACCGCGTGCTCGGCCTGCCCGGGGCGCGGCGCTGGGCGGCGCTGGGCGCGCGACTGCCCGGCTACCGCGTCTCACCCGCCGGGGAACTGGCCGAGTGGGCCAGCGGCGCCGGGGGGCTGGCGCAGACCGACCGCCACGCCCACCGCCACGCCTCCCACCTGTTCCCGTTCTGGTACGAGGGCGATCCGGCCTTCGCCGACCCCCGGCTGCGCGCCGCCGCGGTGCGCGCCGTGCGCGCCCGCCTGGCCTGGTGGCGTTCGGCCGAGTCCGACGAGATGGCGTTCGGACTGGTCCAGCTGGGCCTGGCAGCGGCCCACCTGGGACTGGCGGGCGAGGCCCACGAGACGCTGGAGCTCATGGCCACCCGCTACTGGAGGCCCACCCTGGTCTCCACCCACAACCGGGGCGCGCTGTTCAACACCGACCTGTGCGGCGGGTTCCCGGCGGTGGTGGCGGCCATGCTGCTGCGGTCCCGGGAGGGCGGCGTCGACCTGCTGCCGGCGCTGCCCGCAGCCTGGCCCGAGGGGGAGGCGCACGGGTTGTGCGGGCGCGGCGGCGTCGTCGTGGAGCACCTGGAGTGGGCGGACGGGCGGATGCGGGCCCGGCTGAGCGCGCGCGAGCCCGTGCGCGTGCGCGTCGGCCTGCCCGACGGCACGGCGCGTGCGGTGGGACTGGCACCGGGCAGGACCGGGGAGGTGGCCGCACCGCTCACCCCGCGACCGTGA
- a CDS encoding TIM-barrel domain-containing protein, which produces MLYRPPMVPHERFVADPPALPVPRPGDAGPAAVTRADLVEVTDRGIELKAATATGETLTASITASAAGVLRVRLGARPDATTRAARAITLVHPDPDATAQVTVADDHVVVASGPLRAHLSLDPWHLRFLDDSGRLLTEQDRGHVDISGRCRTLPFGRSTVEGTTAYHESLALAADERLGGLGERFTPFDLRGRRVRMWNFDAFGAESDRAYKNVPLYVSSRGYGLLLDTGSPAEFDMGQSTHSCVQLVVPDDVLDYHVIAGPGPREVLDRFTTLTCRPSLPPKWALGAWISSGFIHDTQQRVMERARTIRERGIPCDVLHLDCYWQAEGHWSDLDWDREAFPDPEQMLADLAELGFRVCLWINPYISHLSPHYTHAVERGYFLRRSSGEVYLADAWHGSHPPVGIVDFTNPEAAEWYASRLRPLLQQGVAVFKTDFGEGVPADAVAANGMTGTELHNVYTLLFNDVVAETTREVRGHDLVWARSSYLGGQRHSAQWSGDSQCSFPAMAATLRGGLSHGLSGVPFWSHDAGGFNGTPDTVLYARWAQFGAFSPLVRFHGTTTREPWRFAPEAEEAARQALLLRYRLMPYLYSAAAVSARTGTPLMRALCVDHPDDPLSWQAELEYLLGPDLLVAPVCGPEGVRDVYLPPGRWVDYWSGRVHDGGRSVRLHSPLDRFPLFVRLGALIPVAEAATTVADGPFSSITLVSWGGQGRRTVLTDVDGDTVVTAVREGDTLRVTVDGPAPVTGVEIVPVHGLTPPEHVELHR; this is translated from the coding sequence ATGCTCTACCGGCCTCCCATGGTCCCCCACGAGCGCTTCGTCGCCGACCCCCCGGCGCTGCCCGTCCCCCGCCCCGGCGATGCAGGCCCCGCCGCCGTCACCCGGGCCGACCTCGTCGAGGTCACCGACCGGGGGATCGAACTCAAGGCCGCCACCGCCACGGGCGAGACCCTCACCGCCAGCATCACCGCCTCCGCCGCCGGCGTCCTCCGCGTCCGCCTCGGCGCCCGCCCCGACGCCACCACCCGCGCCGCACGCGCCATCACCCTGGTCCACCCCGACCCCGACGCCACCGCCCAGGTCACCGTCGCCGACGACCACGTCGTCGTGGCCAGCGGCCCACTGCGCGCCCACCTCAGCCTCGACCCCTGGCACCTGCGCTTCCTCGACGACTCCGGCCGCCTGCTCACCGAACAGGACCGCGGCCACGTCGACATCAGCGGACGCTGCCGCACCCTGCCGTTCGGTCGCAGCACCGTCGAGGGCACCACCGCCTACCACGAGTCCCTCGCGCTGGCCGCGGACGAGCGCCTCGGCGGGCTCGGTGAACGCTTCACCCCCTTCGACCTGCGCGGACGACGGGTGCGCATGTGGAACTTCGACGCCTTCGGCGCCGAGTCCGACCGCGCCTACAAGAACGTGCCGCTGTACGTGTCCAGCCGCGGCTACGGCCTGCTGCTGGACACCGGCAGCCCCGCCGAGTTCGACATGGGCCAGTCCACGCACAGCTGCGTGCAGCTGGTCGTCCCCGACGACGTGCTCGACTACCACGTCATCGCGGGCCCCGGCCCCCGCGAGGTCTTGGACCGGTTCACCACCCTCACCTGCCGCCCCTCCCTGCCGCCCAAGTGGGCGCTGGGCGCCTGGATCTCCTCCGGGTTCATCCACGACACCCAGCAGCGCGTCATGGAACGCGCCCGCACCATCCGCGAGCGCGGCATCCCCTGCGACGTGCTGCACCTGGACTGCTACTGGCAGGCCGAGGGGCACTGGTCGGACCTGGACTGGGACCGCGAGGCCTTCCCCGACCCCGAACAGATGCTGGCTGACCTCGCCGAGCTGGGCTTCCGCGTCTGCCTGTGGATCAACCCCTACATCTCGCACCTCAGCCCGCACTATACGCACGCCGTCGAACGCGGCTACTTCCTGCGCCGCAGCTCCGGAGAGGTCTACCTCGCCGACGCCTGGCACGGCTCCCACCCGCCCGTGGGCATCGTCGACTTCACCAACCCCGAGGCCGCCGAATGGTACGCCTCCCGGCTGCGCCCCCTGCTCCAGCAGGGCGTGGCGGTGTTCAAGACCGACTTCGGCGAGGGCGTGCCCGCCGACGCGGTGGCCGCCAACGGCATGACCGGAACCGAGCTGCATAACGTCTACACGCTGCTGTTCAACGACGTCGTCGCCGAGACCACCCGCGAGGTCAGGGGCCACGACCTGGTCTGGGCGCGCTCCTCCTACCTGGGCGGGCAGCGCCACTCCGCCCAGTGGAGCGGCGACAGCCAGTGCAGCTTCCCCGCCATGGCCGCCACCCTGCGCGGCGGCCTCAGCCACGGACTCAGCGGCGTGCCGTTCTGGAGCCACGACGCCGGGGGGTTCAACGGCACCCCCGACACCGTGCTGTACGCGCGCTGGGCCCAGTTCGGCGCGTTCTCCCCGCTGGTGCGCTTCCACGGCACCACCACCCGCGAGCCCTGGCGCTTCGCCCCCGAGGCGGAGGAGGCGGCCAGGCAGGCGCTGCTGCTGCGCTACCGGCTCATGCCCTACCTGTACTCGGCGGCCGCGGTCTCGGCGCGCACCGGCACCCCGCTGATGCGCGCACTGTGCGTCGACCACCCCGACGACCCGCTGTCCTGGCAGGCCGAACTGGAGTACCTGCTCGGCCCCGACCTGCTGGTGGCGCCCGTCTGCGGCCCCGAGGGCGTGCGCGACGTCTACCTGCCGCCCGGCCGCTGGGTGGATTACTGGAGCGGACGCGTCCACGACGGCGGCCGCTCGGTGCGGCTGCACAGCCCGCTCGACCGCTTCCCGCTGTTCGTGCGCCTGGGCGCGCTCATCCCGGTGGCGGAGGCGGCCACCACCGTTGCCGACGGCCCGTTCTCCTCGATCACCCTGGTCAGCTGGGGCGGTCAGGGACGGCGCACCGTCCTCACCGACGTCGACGGCGACACCGTCGTCACCGCCGTCCGCGAAGGCGACACCCTGCGCGTCACCGTGGACGGCCCGGCCCCCGTCACCGGTGTCGAGATCGTTCCCGTCCACGGGCTCACCCCGCCCGAGCACGTGGAACTGCACCGCTGA
- a CDS encoding fructosamine kinase family protein, whose product MTGRSPQPDRDVDALLRRRLAAAGLDGVASLRPVEGGVAAVARIAELSDGSRVFVKTLAEAPGDDLFPVEAEGLAALRDLGGVATPEVLLVTPEILVLRALRPRPDTPGFWERLGHAVAALHTTTVHDRFGWHRDGWLGRKRQYNEWHTDGHEFYARCRILRWLDEPQVAAAFDHAERRALERLCERLPEIVPAVPASLTHGDLWTSNIIAGVDGEPVLVDPAVSYNWPETDLSMLWCTHRPPESARFFDAYVEAARPEPGWRERLPVLYLRQLLCLIAHDYPDRSPAERVREVIAPFHRRA is encoded by the coding sequence ATGACCGGACGGTCCCCCCAGCCCGACCGCGACGTCGACGCCCTGCTGCGGCGCCGCCTGGCCGCGGCGGGCCTGGACGGAGTGGCCTCCCTGCGGCCGGTCGAGGGCGGTGTGGCCGCCGTCGCGCGCATCGCCGAGCTGTCCGACGGCTCCCGGGTCTTCGTCAAGACCCTGGCCGAGGCCCCCGGGGACGACCTGTTCCCCGTCGAGGCCGAGGGGCTGGCGGCGCTGCGCGACCTCGGCGGCGTCGCCACCCCCGAGGTGCTGCTGGTCACCCCCGAGATACTGGTGCTCCGGGCGCTGCGCCCCCGCCCCGACACCCCCGGCTTCTGGGAGCGGCTCGGGCACGCCGTGGCCGCCCTGCACACCACCACGGTCCACGACCGCTTCGGCTGGCACCGCGACGGCTGGCTGGGACGGAAACGCCAGTACAACGAGTGGCACACCGACGGCCACGAGTTCTACGCCCGGTGCCGCATCCTGCGCTGGCTGGACGAACCGCAGGTGGCCGCCGCCTTCGACCACGCCGAGCGCCGCGCGCTGGAGCGGCTGTGCGAGCGGCTTCCCGAGATCGTCCCCGCCGTCCCCGCGTCCCTGACCCACGGCGACCTGTGGACCAGCAACATCATCGCCGGAGTGGACGGCGAGCCGGTGCTCGTCGACCCGGCGGTCTCCTACAACTGGCCGGAGACCGACCTCAGCATGCTGTGGTGCACCCACCGCCCGCCCGAGTCCGCCCGCTTCTTCGACGCCTACGTCGAGGCCGCCCGGCCCGAGCCGGGCTGGCGGGAGCGGCTGCCCGTGCTGTACCTGCGGCAGCTGCTGTGCCTGATCGCCCACGACTATCCCGACCGGTCGCCGGCGGAGCGGGTCCGCGAGGTGATCGCGCCGTTCCACCGTCGCGCCTGA
- a CDS encoding cellulose binding domain-containing protein, with protein sequence MTTTDHLSPPSSPASPGRRGVLARALACVATAATVAALGAVHSAAAPAVADTGYTWGNVEIVGGGFVPGIVFNQSEPDLIYARTDIGGAYRWNPDTERWIPLLDHVGWDDWGHSGVVSIATDPVDTDRVYAAVGTYTNDWDPNNGAIKRSTDRGRTWQTTELPFKLGGNMPGRGMGERLAVDPNDNSVLYFGAPSGHGLWKSTDHGATWNEVTNFPNPGNYAADPSDVGGYQGDNQGVVWVTFDPSSASPGQVTQDIYVGVADKDNTVYRSTDGGATWERIPGQPTGFLAQKGVFDHVNGLLYIATSDTGGPYDGSDGEVWRYDAATGAWTDITPADPDGFEYGFSGLTIDRQNPDTIMVVSQILWWPDIQVWRSTDRGATWSRIWEFSGYPDRTLRYDHDISGAPWLHFNNQDNPPEVSPKLGWMTQAFEIDPFDSDRMMYGTGATIYGSDNLTDWDSGGTVDIRVRAQGIEETAVQDLIAPPGATELVSALGDIGGFVHEDIDVVPDAMFDAPFHGNTRSIDFAELSPNVMARVGEAVDGEVDSHIGISTSGGSSWWAGQEPPGVTGAGTVAVNADGSRIVWSPDGTGVHHSTTLGSSWTASTGVPAGARVEADRVNPDKFYAFADGAFYTSTDGGATFTKSAATGLPTQGNIRFAAVPGHEGDVWLAGGEANSTYGLWRSTDSGATFTRFGEVDEGDVVGFGKPAPGRSYPAVYTSSKINGVRGIFRSDDAGQTWTRINDDQHQWAWTGAAITGDPEVYGRVYIGTNGRGVVVGDLTDPPTEPTDPPTEDPTDPPTEPTDPPTEEPTDPPTEPTDPPGDGASCEVSYRVANEWGNGFQSEVTITNTGDSTISGWELTWSFPGSQQIAQAWNAEVTQTGADVTARDAGWNGTIAPGGTASFGFIGSTAPGTAPSEFTLNGEPCA encoded by the coding sequence GTGACAACGACCGACCACCTGTCACCACCATCCTCGCCCGCTTCCCCGGGCAGACGCGGCGTCCTGGCCCGCGCGCTGGCCTGCGTCGCGACGGCGGCCACCGTGGCCGCGCTCGGCGCGGTCCACTCCGCAGCCGCCCCGGCCGTCGCGGACACCGGCTACACCTGGGGCAACGTCGAGATCGTCGGCGGCGGCTTCGTCCCCGGCATCGTCTTCAACCAGAGCGAACCCGACCTCATCTACGCGCGCACCGACATCGGCGGCGCCTACCGCTGGAACCCCGACACCGAGCGGTGGATCCCGCTGCTGGACCACGTCGGCTGGGACGACTGGGGCCACAGCGGCGTCGTCAGCATCGCCACCGACCCGGTCGACACCGACCGGGTGTACGCGGCCGTGGGCACCTACACCAACGACTGGGACCCCAACAACGGCGCGATCAAACGCTCCACCGACCGCGGGCGGACCTGGCAGACCACCGAACTGCCGTTCAAACTGGGCGGCAACATGCCCGGCCGCGGCATGGGCGAACGGCTGGCCGTCGACCCCAACGACAACAGCGTGCTGTACTTCGGCGCGCCCAGCGGCCACGGCCTGTGGAAGAGCACCGACCACGGCGCGACCTGGAACGAGGTCACCAACTTCCCCAACCCGGGCAACTACGCCGCCGACCCCTCCGACGTCGGCGGCTACCAGGGCGACAACCAGGGCGTGGTGTGGGTGACCTTCGACCCCTCCAGCGCCTCCCCCGGCCAGGTCACCCAGGACATCTACGTCGGGGTCGCCGACAAGGACAACACCGTCTACCGCTCCACCGACGGCGGCGCCACCTGGGAGCGCATCCCCGGCCAGCCCACCGGCTTCCTGGCGCAGAAGGGCGTGTTCGACCACGTCAACGGGCTGCTCTACATCGCCACCAGCGACACCGGAGGCCCCTACGACGGCTCCGACGGAGAGGTGTGGCGCTACGACGCCGCCACCGGCGCCTGGACCGACATCACCCCCGCCGACCCCGACGGCTTCGAGTACGGCTTCAGCGGCCTGACCATCGACCGGCAGAACCCCGACACGATCATGGTGGTCAGCCAAATCCTGTGGTGGCCCGACATCCAGGTGTGGCGCTCCACCGACCGCGGCGCCACCTGGAGCCGCATCTGGGAGTTCAGCGGCTACCCCGACCGGACCCTGCGCTACGACCACGACATCTCCGGGGCACCCTGGCTGCACTTCAACAACCAGGACAACCCGCCCGAGGTCAGCCCCAAGCTCGGCTGGATGACGCAGGCCTTCGAGATCGACCCGTTCGACTCCGACCGCATGATGTACGGCACCGGGGCCACCATCTACGGCAGCGACAACCTCACCGACTGGGACTCCGGCGGCACCGTCGACATCAGGGTCCGCGCCCAGGGCATCGAGGAGACCGCCGTGCAGGACCTCATCGCCCCGCCCGGCGCCACCGAACTGGTCTCCGCGCTGGGCGACATCGGCGGGTTCGTGCACGAGGACATCGACGTCGTCCCCGACGCGATGTTCGACGCGCCCTTCCACGGCAACACCCGCAGCATCGACTTCGCGGAACTGAGCCCGAACGTCATGGCCCGCGTCGGCGAGGCCGTCGACGGCGAGGTCGACTCCCACATCGGCATCTCCACCAGCGGCGGGTCCAGCTGGTGGGCGGGCCAGGAGCCGCCCGGCGTCACCGGGGCGGGCACCGTGGCGGTCAACGCCGACGGTTCGCGCATCGTGTGGAGCCCCGACGGCACGGGCGTGCACCACTCCACCACGCTGGGCTCGTCGTGGACCGCGTCGACGGGGGTTCCCGCGGGGGCGCGCGTGGAGGCCGACCGGGTCAACCCGGACAAGTTCTACGCCTTCGCCGACGGCGCGTTCTACACCAGCACCGACGGCGGCGCAACGTTCACCAAGTCCGCGGCCACCGGCCTGCCCACGCAGGGCAACATCCGCTTCGCGGCGGTGCCCGGCCACGAGGGCGACGTCTGGCTGGCGGGCGGCGAGGCCAACAGCACCTACGGCCTGTGGCGCTCCACCGACTCCGGGGCCACCTTCACCCGCTTCGGCGAGGTGGACGAGGGCGACGTGGTCGGCTTCGGCAAGCCCGCTCCCGGCAGGAGCTACCCGGCGGTCTACACCTCGTCGAAGATCAACGGGGTGCGCGGCATCTTCCGCTCCGACGACGCCGGGCAGACCTGGACGCGCATCAACGACGACCAGCACCAGTGGGCGTGGACCGGCGCGGCCATCACCGGCGACCCCGAGGTCTACGGCCGCGTCTACATCGGCACCAACGGCCGCGGCGTGGTCGTCGGCGACCTGACCGACCCGCCCACCGAGCCCACGGACCCGCCGACCGAGGACCCGACGGACCCGCCGACGGAGCCCACGGATCCGCCCACTGAGGAGCCGACCGACCCGCCGACGGAGCCCACGGACCCGCCCGGCGACGGCGCCTCCTGCGAGGTCTCCTACCGCGTCGCCAACGAGTGGGGCAACGGCTTCCAGAGCGAGGTGACGATCACCAACACCGGTGACAGCACGATCAGCGGCTGGGAACTGACGTGGTCCTTCCCCGGCAGCCAGCAGATCGCGCAGGCGTGGAACGCCGAGGTCACCCAGACCGGAGCGGACGTGACCGCCCGCGACGCCGGCTGGAACGGCACCATCGCCCCCGGCGGGACCGCGAGCTTCGGCTTCATCGGCTCCACCGCCCCGGGCACCGCTCCCAGCGAGTTCACCCTCAACGGCGAGCCCTGCGCCTGA
- a CDS encoding beta-galactosidase, which produces MPGPASLWFGGDYNPDQWPEPVWQEDMRLMRRAGVTLATVGVFSWSLLEPEEGRYDFGWLDRVLDLLHDNGIGAALATPTASPPPWFTLAHPDAMPVTAQGVRLTHGSRDTYDVCAPAYREASLRITRALAERYARHPALRLWRVHNEYGTHTHGEHAARAFRAWLRERHGSLDALNDAWTTAFWGQRYSAWEQVQPPRATQYLPNPGHLLDFRRFLAEAMRGHYRALRAVLRAAAPDVPVTTNFAFGSWVPVDPWRWAPDTDLVAVDVYPDSTGLDAAHQHAFAADLARSWGGGRPWLLMEQATGHLGPRTRPKAPGEVLRHSLTHVARGSRGAMFFQWRASAGGAEQWHPAMLPHSGTDSPVFAEVCELGALLGRLADVGGARVAEDAAVLWDPECWWALQSPSLPSPDLDYLAAVRQVHRVLWRQGRTTAFASPRAPLPDLPLLVAPMLYLASQQTARALADYVARGGTLVATYLSGTADEHARVHRGGCPGALRDLLGVRVLQHHPLDPREERVGVRGADGSDWGCARSWSEYLDVVDARVEARYADGPLAGRAAVTRTGRGAGQVWYVSCDLGDDALGKVLSRACPPARTTPPPDVEVVRRHTREETWVFVLNHGGRPVPAAAVDLPGNGQDVLSGVDAAALTVPPGGVAVFRGARRP; this is translated from the coding sequence ATGCCCGGTCCAGCGTCCCTGTGGTTCGGCGGCGACTACAACCCCGACCAGTGGCCCGAACCGGTCTGGCAGGAGGACATGCGGCTCATGCGGCGCGCCGGGGTCACCCTGGCCACCGTGGGCGTGTTCTCCTGGAGCCTGCTGGAACCGGAGGAGGGCCGCTACGACTTCGGCTGGCTGGACCGCGTCCTGGACCTGCTGCACGACAACGGGATCGGCGCCGCCCTGGCCACCCCCACCGCCTCCCCGCCGCCCTGGTTCACCCTGGCCCACCCCGACGCCATGCCGGTGACCGCGCAGGGGGTGCGGCTGACCCACGGCAGCCGCGACACCTACGACGTGTGCGCCCCCGCCTACCGGGAGGCGTCCCTGCGGATCACCCGCGCCCTCGCCGAACGCTACGCCCGCCATCCCGCCCTGCGGCTGTGGCGGGTCCACAACGAGTACGGCACCCACACCCACGGCGAGCACGCCGCCCGCGCCTTCCGCGCCTGGCTGCGCGAACGCCACGGCAGCCTGGATGCGCTCAACGACGCCTGGACCACCGCCTTCTGGGGCCAGCGCTACTCGGCCTGGGAGCAGGTCCAGCCGCCCCGCGCCACCCAGTACCTGCCCAACCCCGGCCACCTGCTGGACTTCCGCCGCTTCCTCGCCGAGGCGATGCGCGGCCACTACCGGGCCCTGCGCGCCGTGCTGCGCGCCGCCGCTCCCGACGTGCCCGTCACCACCAACTTCGCGTTCGGCTCCTGGGTGCCGGTCGACCCGTGGCGGTGGGCTCCGGACACCGACCTGGTGGCCGTCGACGTCTACCCCGACAGCACCGGACTCGACGCCGCCCACCAGCACGCCTTCGCCGCCGACCTGGCCCGCTCCTGGGGCGGGGGGCGCCCCTGGCTGCTGATGGAGCAGGCCACCGGCCACCTCGGCCCGCGCACCCGCCCCAAGGCCCCCGGCGAGGTCCTCCGGCACAGCCTCACCCACGTGGCGCGCGGCTCCCGGGGGGCGATGTTCTTCCAGTGGCGGGCCTCCGCGGGCGGCGCCGAGCAGTGGCATCCGGCGATGCTGCCGCACTCGGGGACCGACTCCCCGGTCTTCGCCGAGGTGTGCGAACTGGGGGCGCTGCTGGGCCGCCTGGCCGACGTGGGCGGGGCCCGGGTGGCCGAGGACGCGGCCGTGCTGTGGGACCCGGAGTGCTGGTGGGCGCTGCAGTCGCCCTCCCTGCCCTCCCCCGACCTGGACTACCTCGCCGCGGTCCGCCAGGTCCACCGGGTGCTGTGGCGCCAGGGCCGCACCACCGCCTTCGCCTCCCCGCGCGCGCCGCTGCCCGACCTGCCGCTGCTGGTGGCGCCCATGCTGTACCTGGCCTCGCAGCAGACCGCGCGGGCCCTGGCCGACTACGTCGCGCGCGGCGGCACCCTGGTGGCCACCTATCTCAGCGGCACCGCCGACGAGCACGCGCGGGTGCACCGCGGGGGCTGTCCGGGGGCGCTGCGCGACCTGCTGGGGGTGCGCGTCCTGCAGCACCACCCGCTGGACCCGCGCGAGGAGCGGGTGGGGGTGCGCGGCGCCGACGGCTCCGACTGGGGGTGCGCCCGGTCCTGGAGCGAGTACCTCGACGTGGTCGACGCCCGTGTTGAGGCGCGCTACGCGGACGGTCCGCTGGCCGGCCGCGCGGCCGTGACCCGCACCGGGCGGGGCGCGGGACAGGTCTGGTACGTCTCCTGCGATCTGGGAGACGACGCCCTGGGGAAGGTCCTGTCCCGCGCCTGCCCGCCCGCGCGCACCACCCCTCCCCCCGACGTGGAGGTGGTACGTCGGCACACCCGGGAGGAGACCTGGGTGTTCGTGCTCAACCACGGCGGTCGGCCGGTGCCCGCGGCCGCTGTGGACCTGCCCGGCAACGGCCAGGACGTGCTCTCCGGCGTCGACGCCGCGGCGCTGACCGTGCCCCCCGGAGGGGTTGCCGTGTTCCGGGGGGCGCGTCGGCCGTGA